Genomic segment of Hylaeus volcanicus isolate JK05 chromosome 6, UHH_iyHylVolc1.0_haploid, whole genome shotgun sequence:
CTCTAGTACGAGTACAACGTGAATCGAGTACATACAATATAAGCGCACACGTTCCAATAAACCCGTAGCGCTATATTTCCATCGGTCGTCATAATCGGTTAACGAGCCAATCGTGAAAGACCATGAGGGCAAGCTGTAAACGATGCGACAGAGATCTCTGCTAAACTTCCTATCCAAAGTCTTTAAAATCATCGACAATTTACGTATTCCACGCGGCCACTTTTCgctttttaaatacaataaagcCACGGAATCTAATAGCAATCATAAGCatgattaaatattctatatagaATTATTGACCTAGGAGTTGTAAGCGTCAACTATTTTTGACAGAGCACTTCCTGACTCCCCGTCAAAGAACGATACAATATTCCTTGCAAAAACAGTTATCTAACCTCAAAATTGGTATTTCTAACGATCCCAAAGCAAAGTTTAGccaaattttgtataacgAGTCTTTCACGATTCAGTTGTTATACGTTGGGCTTCGTTTGTTATctatcattgaaaataatggTGTAAAGTAGAGGATTCTTACCACTGATGTGGCCGAAGATCATCGAGATCGCAGCGATCGCGAATCCTGACGCCACGGCGGTGGCCAAGACGCAGAGTCCGCTTCCCGAGACCACGGAGGACGCAGCCGCGCCAGACACCACGAGGCTGAAGAGGAAAGTGGCGAAACACTCGACGGCCACTGCTCTCCACAGTTCTAAGCTCCGTGCCTCGATGGACATAGGCGCCTTTCTCTCCGTTAATTCCGCGTGGTTTTCTTTCAGCGCGGAGATCCTCGTCAGAAGTGTCACTATATGAGCGTCCAGCTCGCGCGACAGCGACTCCGTGGTCATTCTTCGGCGCTTATGTTTACACGGAATTCGAAAGAAAACTTTTACTTGATCTGTCTGTACGAGTTTCTGTCAGTTGTCGTTTAAAGCATGCTTTTATTTATCACTGCTCGACTGCACCTCCAAACCGTAAAACATCAGTTTCTTGGTCACTGAATGTTTTCAATGTTATTCCGCACTCTTTTCGCGGACACTCGAGAGTTCGAATAGCTCGCGATGGAATCGACGCGAGTAAAGGTATGCACAAAGTGGTGCTACCGAGTAGGGGAGGACACTGACGTCCCGATGTTGCCGGAATGGCAACGCGCTCTCGAGTGACAAGCGATCCCCGCGCGGAACAAGTGGGCCCTGGCCAGGACTCGCCGGCTGCCCCCACCACCGCTCCATCCCCACTCTGCAACCTCTGTCGGTGGGCGACGCATCTGTACCTAACACGAGCACACACGAGCGCACACGATCACAGACGAGCGCTGGTCGTCGTTCGGGGATGTACTTTCTTCCCTGCCCCCGCAAGGGCAAACAAAGAAATGGCCAAAGGAGGACTTTCTGTCAGTGGTGAAATCGACATGTCGAgattgtttgaaatatattcgaaGAATATTCCAACTCTCTGATAGACATGggcatatttaaaataattacatgtatatctgatatacaatttcaaagaatatcaTCTTATCTTAcggttatttcatttttgacaCTTTACCGGTAGTTGTAGGTTGTAGgacgtataataaaattgacgaTCCATAagtattaacaattatttttttgtgtcaaaatAATCTGACTATTAtcagaatatatttcaaaatccATGTGTTTGTGATTTTCCTATAactgttactatttttgtccaAGTCAGACGAAATTTGTTGTAGTTGCTCGTTATGTTTCAATGAAAGGTACGTGCTACTTAATCTGACGGTATCCTAGATAAAgctataattataatttgatataaatCGTATTTCAAACTTATAGTCAGCGCTTTTGACGataaaacgtccaagtttgtagcgTTCTTATTAGTTCTCATTCTTGGCGTTAGATGGGACCACCAAATGTACAAATGTCGACAATGCAGATACCTATTCGTATCAAAGATCTGTTCgtatgtatttctttatagCTCCAACTGTTCTTTTTATACTATCATTTGGAGGACGGGAAAATacattgttttcaaataatgaTTACTTTTAGTAGTTTGAAATAAtcattatttcgaataacgaactTATTTCGGTTGCCGGAAATGcaagagtaaaaaaaatattcgaaataattatttcaaacaaaatgttCCTAAGTCTGTTCAGAACTTTCTAGCGGTGTTTTAATTCATGTAAAAGTGATAATGAAAAtcattatgaataaaaaataatccaataaaataaataaaataaaaaaaaagactttgATCTTTAGATGTCGTGAATATACGAATAgcgattgaaataattatatccaTACTGCGCGATGTCTGTCTTATTCCCACGAGTTCAAAGACTATTTTAATGGCCAAGTTCCCACAAAAAGGGATATACGCACGACGGGACACAGACAACGAGCATAATAGCGTCCATTTAAATCAACTTTGCGCGAACATCAAACAAAGATGGAAGCTACCGAATAGTCGCGTTCAACAAACTCGCATTCCTCTTAACCTCTGTTGACTGTAACAGATTAGGTGATTTTCAATACAGTTActtgataaattaaaagttcattttcaaatgataACGCATGGCTTCTTCATTGTCAAGAAAGGATTGAACTTGCTGTCCAAgagatttttcttattttttaaggaCCGTTCAGCTCGAGTTTACTTTTGTTCTCAGAAGTCGACCCCGGTGTGTCAAGCGTGACGATTTCAAGAGGATAGCGCAACAGGCCAATGTAATTAAACACGGTCGGCTCTTTACTAGGACTGTACGAGTTTATAAGTAAAGTCGAGCGGGGAACGGGTAATAAATCCAGCAATTGCTGTAAATTGAAGAACTCGCACGGGGGACGACCGGCGCGTAAAAAAAGCTTTTACTTTGTGCGCCAGTTGGTTAGCCTGGAGAAGTCATCGGATCACGCGATGTCAAGTGCGACGATGTTTCTCGTTACGAAGAACAAGTTACTCTTACACGTTTTAAAGCTACTCTTTAGTgtgtcaaattaaaatttctattgaaattaaaattttctattcgaacgaaaattttcTATTGCAAGTAAAAATGTTCAGCGATATCTATGAGCTTTGCCTGATaacattgaattattaatttcataaatgaacACTATTTCCAAGCATTTATGGCGCTGGCAGCACAGGTGCCTCGGACCAAAGCGTGTTATCGTAAGTAAACAGTGATTGCTTACGGTGCACGGCAGTTCAGTAACAacttctacaattttttaccTTTGATCCTATTTTCACCTAAGTGAGTTATAAAAACCGTATGCTTTTACTACTATATATTCGTGCATTTTCACTTGCAACACAAGCGGTTTTTTGTTATCAAAGTTACATTCATAGGTTAACagacaaaattgtattcaaataatgaataataaataaaaaattctttgcaacatttatttcattgaatagttaaacttgtatttatacattgtaaagaattgcattcaattattcaaaatatgtaTGCAATACGTGtctattgtttatttgttattcaaaatctgtatctagataagataattttgtccatctctgctATTAATTGTCACTCACGTTTTCTATCGTTCATCTACACGTTGCTTAAACAAGTCTTTATTTCTGAATGGTAATCAAAGTCATACACACTGCACATGTATGTATAAGTGTATAACCCACGTAAGGGCTAAAAGTATGACCTTAATCGGCAGAAGGGTTATGTAGTTTTCATTTGTCTTAATCCGAAATTTTAGCTTCGTAGAAATTAGTCTGatagtcaacgtgttaaactaTCGTATTAAGTGACAAGGCATTCCAGTGATACGATAGCGATGAGCAACGGTGATCTAATCTTTCTCGAGTAAAATCATTTGAAGATAAGGGCGCCGACATCGCATAAAccgataatttattatattatagagaGTGAGTCACGGAAATGAGAGTTTCTTGGTACAAACATAATCGTCATAGTTTTGTTTCTCCCAAAGTCATTCTTTTCTATGTACAAGTATATTTCAACAACAAAAAcatgataaattaaaactctTTGGGCCCAATACGTTAGGAGAAAGCAGGAACTTCCCACAATGccatttataacattattcACGACttaccctgtatatgtatagggTGGTCACATGCGTCGTactataaagaaaataattgtacaagaAATTACGATACACTTTGGGCTCCATAACAGCGCGCCATGTCGAGGTTATGTTTTATAATAGCACTTAAGACTGTTCATCGTCTTTTATGTAGTTTTTCTTTACTACCACATATGTATTTTGCTTTCTCCATAAATTCCAGTCCTATCCTCTCACAACTATATACGACATAGCCGATAAAAAGTCACTTCgaatttcaaagattttttATCGATTGCTCCATCGATTCAGATGGACAGAATGTTTTCATTACACCCTATACAGGATCAGCGCAATGACACATCCGTTCACGCAACGGCATACTTGGATGATAATAGGGActtacatacagggtgttgtTTTTACACCATACGTATCTATAACACTGCtgcatttttctaaaataccaaaaataaGGCAAATGTCCtgattaacattaaatttcttcagaataatatttttcataaaagaaaagtctttgaaaattttatgtaaaagatgaaaattttgcagGGACTGATCTGGCATTCAACgtcatataatttaaaaaaatatcttttgccttgaaaatttaaaatataaccCAGATCTATCTTTTCTCTAACGGTTTATATacctctaaaaaaaaaaaaaaatattgaaatgctCGTGTTTGAGGAAACACACTGTAGATCATGCTCGATCCAGCAAGTATTTATTAACGCGTGGGCGGTAGATCGCAGCGCGTATTTGCACGCGAGTTCAACATTCACGTTTAGTAGTCGCTGGACGATAGACTGGACTGGACTAAACAACGCTATTGTCGTAAACAACTTTTCAAAACAAGCTACGTTAGTGCAGCGAATCTCAGTGAACCCTATTTCGACCGCTATAAATACAACACCATCTTTAAATACAGTCACAGTTTCATTGATGAAACTGTCACACGATATCGTACCAATGTGAAAATTAGTCGTTAAAGTAAGTGATCGATAGTGAACTATATTCCTAAATAAGTTTTCAAATTGGTTCATAATTGTGATtgaattagaatattaaaattggatgaaatttgatattgATCGCATCCTTTGATTACGTACTTCGTCATCGAATTGCTTAATTATCAACATGATATCGATATCGTTCCCATCGCTAGCTACAGGGTGTTGGCCCATGCGCGTGAGTCGTGAATCGTGATCCACGTAAATTTCGTAAACCCACGTGTAGCAACTTCGCGATACTCGCTTAGCGTTCCTTTCCACAATCGTACACCAACTGTTCTTTCCTACTACGTCTATCTCATTGTATCTCTGCTCAATGAACGTATACGTCTGTCCGTAAAGTTTTACTTTCGCAACGCCTTTCCCTTTTCCTGTGGTTGGTCGAGAGTTTCTTGGAAGACCAAGTTCTCCACTTTTACGCGCGCATTGGGAAGTGTCACGCGTCTCTACGCACACACGAGCAAAACCAACAGCAAACCAATGAAACCAAGCCTGTCTCACTCTCTCGTTGCAGCTAAACGTTAGTCTGCACGCGGTAAGATGGCCGTGTACAGGCTGTGCTCACCGTTTGGTCGCGTCTGTTTTTCTCTGTACTTTCTTACGGTCGCAGTGCTGTGTCAGGAGCAACATTCGTCTGGTAGTCGATACTATAGTCGTGATGGTGTCTACGTGCCAACGAACGGGACGGATTATCGGACCGACACGTATATTTACAAGGACAGGAGGTACGGTTACCGTCCCAGTTACCTGGATCCTGTTTACAGAGGACACATCAAACCAACGGACGATCGGTATCACCGCCAGGTAAGTCGGACAATGCAAAAGAAAAGAGCCAGTGATCAAATCACGTCGTAAACATTGTGctttcttttgaatatttgtgtATCTACGGTCATTCCAAGAAATATTAGGTCATTGTATGTAACGTAGCTTCCTCGTTACACACAGCGCTAAAACAGATAGGCGAAATTCTCATCTAGATGAAAGTCTCTAACATTAAATGAGTGATACATAACTTGTGATAATATTATGTTTCTCGTTGAACGATTCGTGTGTAGCGCGTGCGAAGAATTTCGAGAGACTatgatattgtaaaaaaagaaagtacagacattaattttcgattattttgtCTGAATCGTGAAAAGTTTCCTTCTAAATATAAGTTATGTAAATAGTAAAGTCTGTAAATAAAGTCCTGCCaaaagtattttgtataaaaattttgtctagTATTGCTTCATAAGTTTtcttgaacattttctttttaaattgaaaataccatTTCCTTTATTGTGTAACATTACATAAAAGTTAGAAAAAACTTCCCTATAAAAGGGTCCTTCCATTTAAGgatgttataaattttaatacccATATCCTAGAATTACTATccaattcattttgaaaataaagagtaattaattacttgtaGGACACACCTGCAAGACTTCCTCTGCCTGGAATACTAGGTGGCTGGCGAGAAGATCTACAAGGAAGAGAACGGCCAGATTCAAAAAATTTACCTAGAGACGTAACAGTTGACACAAATTATGGACAAATACAAGGATTCAAGGTGTATATATATGATGATCCGCAAGCAAGACACAGACCTTGGAGTTTGCCAGTTGAAAGAGTTACAAAACATGTTAACGTATTTCTGGGTATTCCTTATGCCATGCCACCTATTAGGGAGGGTCGTTTCAAGCCTCCCAGACCTCACAGAGGTTGGCAGTTAATGCAAGCTGTCGATTGGGGTCCAGCATGTCCTCAACCTAGTGCATATACTGGTGCCACTAAAGGAATCAGAGATGTAGACGAAGATTgtctatatttaaatatttttacaccaAATATTGATTCTGGACTTGCTCAACCATATGCTGTAATGTTTTACATTCATGGTGGAGAATTTACTCACGGAGCTAGTAACTTATTCCCTGCTCATATGTTGGCTGCATTTTACAATGTAGTAGTTGTATCTATTAATTATCGATTGGGAGCATTAGGATTTCTGAGTACAGGAGACGAGAACAGTCCTGGAAACTATGGAATTCTAGATCAAGCTATGGCACTACAATGGGTGTATGATAATATTAGGGCTTTCAATGGTAATCCAGAAGCAATAACACTTTTTGGACCTGGTGCTGGTGCAGCAAGTGCTGGACTGCTAATGGTTTCACCTAGAACCAGTGAAATGGTATCCAAAGTAATAGCTCAATCAGGTTCTGCATTGGCAGACTGGGCAGTTATAATAGACAAATACAGAGCACAGAATACATCCAGAGTATATGCTGAAATGTTGGGCTGTAGTATAGAAAGCAGTTGGAAATTGGTGCAGTGTTTGAAAGATGGTCGAAGCTTTCTAGAATTGGGTAATTCTGAATTGAAGCCACATATTGGAATGTTTCCATGGGCTCCTGTGTTAGACATTAATTTCACTGTACCAAGCGATAATTGGTTTGAAGACTGGAGAGCATCTGATTGGCGTTTCTTTCTTGAAACACCagaaaatagtattaaaaattataaattcaaacagaACTTGGCATACATGGCTGGTGTAACTACTCAAGAGGCatcatatattatatgtacgtaatttataatttcacttgccatatttatattttaataatcattttctgtaatttcagATAACAATGTTACACTGGCAAGGAATCAATATGTAATAGATCCAGAATTATTCGATCAAAAAATTTGGGAACTCGTTCTTCGGTACAATTACACCCTCAATCCTCAAGGCGTTTATGAAGCTATAAagtatatgtacacatattgGCCTGatccaaaaaatattacacacaTTCGCGATCAGTACATCAATGTAAGTTTTATGCATTGCAATTATAActttagtttttataattgtattttttatacaaattaatgtcATGTTGTCTATCCAGCTATTATCAGATTTTCATTACGTGGCTCCTTTTGACAAAATTGCAAAGTTATTGGTAGAGAGACACGTACCTACTTATTTGTACGTGTTAAATACTACCATAGAAGCACTAAAACTGCCACAGTGGCGTAGAGTACCTCACGATACTGAACTTCTTTGGCTGACTGGCGCACCTTTCATGGATATCGGTAGGTGTGCGATACttgaaaattctcttttaagATATCGTATGATAACAAAATGCTATcctttcagaattttttcctcagaaatggaaattgaagCGAGACATGTGGACAGACAACGATCGCAATATGAGTCACTTCTTCATGAAAGCGTTTTCCAATTTTGCAACCTATGGGTATGCTCATTAAtatcttaaaattttttttttttttttaatggagatcatgttattaattatattatagaaatcCAACACCGTCGCAAATTGTGGGGTTACACTTCGATGTTGCTAGGCAAGGGCAACTACGCTATCTGAACATTAATACTACTTTCAAcagttcaattttattcaattatcgaCAAACTGAAAGTGCATTTTGGTCCGCTTACTTGCCAACTGTTATTGGTCGTTTAGTGCCTACGTATCCTCCAGTTACCGAAGTAAGcaaactattttctttttatatctcTTGTGTAAGATATTTACACTcgaaaatatctttatttattcaattctacGTTTATTACAGTATTGGTGGGAACCGAAGCAGCCTTTGCAAATTGCGTTTTGGTCAGTTTCTACCGCGTGTCTGCTGTTGATTGTACTATCCGTTGTGTGCTGCATGCTTTGGCGCAATGCCAAGAGGTAAGAAAAGGTAAACAGAACCAAAGCTCTTACTACATTTATCTGTAGTGCATGCGGGAGATGGTTCTGGTTTTACTATCGAACTACACGAATTACATTGTAAGGGATCGTAGGTttaatccatttaaaaattcatataagaATTTCATGTATTAATCCAATTTCTGCTTATAATTCAAGCAGCAAAACCAGGGCTGCCAGAATATATGCAGGTAATTCGAGCACTGATCATATGGTGTCTGGCATATTATTGTGTACTTTACAGCACAGCTTCTAAATCTTGACAATGAGTTTCtctgataaaataataaaataagaagtTTCGACAACCatagtttatttctttatagaCGTTTCAATGTGAACATTTTGGTTCATATCAATATGATAgggcacaaaaaaaaagtttaaatactCTGCCATGTAACGGTAACCTAGACAGAAATAAACTGTGCTTGTTAAAActacacattttattattttgtttttgaatatgGCAAGCAACACATACTATATGACTCAATTTCTCTCACTTCAAAGGTTACAGTATCTTCATTTGGCATTTTCACAGTATTATTTGCTCATTCACTTTCTACACTTACTGGGAGGTATTTGCAATTAGTAGGTGGTACATATCTTTACTGTCTTCTGCGATTCCGTTTGCAGACAATCTGATCACTACTATAGCGGGGACATCTTGATGGTACGAGACGATGAGCCCTCGGAGGGAATCGAGAATCTGACTCGTCCCTCGAAGGAAAACCTTTACGAATATCGCGATGCACCAAATGTCAGATCCAGAACGCCGCGACAAAATGAATCGAAGCTTCAAGAACGATTAACACAGAACAGGAAGTTCAGTTCAACCCCGTCCCTCAGAAGCAACTCCAATATATCTTTGAAGGACATGCGCTCCGACGGATTTGTTACCAGCTCACCCAACGGTCATCCCAAGATAAACAAAGCGATGAGCCAAACTTCGTTATCTAAAAGCAAAAGCAAGACACAGCTAGTCCAAGGTGTTCCACAGACGGCTGTATGATAGCCTTTTATCGTGTGTAATTGGACGTACTTTTCGAAACTAGTACAATGGAtgtcaatttatatgaaacaaAACTCTAGTAGAGTGATGCTGATCGTTTTATAAacgattacaaaattttcgGAAACCgtgattctttatttatataaggAATACGTGGAAACTTTACTAACGATCGAAAAACTtagaatgaacaaaaaaataataattttgaacacAAAGCTGTGATCATCTGCATTGGTTACAATTTCCCGAAAGGTTAAGAAATATCCCGTGTGTacgggataaaaaaaaatgcgcgAACgactgaatttaattaatattttaagtttcAGCTAAATATTTAATCCGTCCATAGAAATGTCGTTGTTACGCGTATGTAAaaacttctattttttatCTAACACTGTACATATCGATACTTATTTTATACCTTTTTTACATTGATTTTATTCTTATAAGGATCGTCGTTGTGCCTCgtagaatatataaatgttttttaaggAGAACAATACACGCCAcaatagtaatatattatacaataatacaagTCACGTCCGTGTAACTTTAAGAATCAATTCAATAGCCATAGGTTTAATAAAGTATGGGATTTTATATCTCTTTTCACTACGAAAGAGGTATCAGTGGCGCGTTATACTTCATGGGACTtcaactgaaataaaatatcaacgtcccatctaaagaaaaaacgaagaactttaatataaaataaatatttaatccaGCCTAATCATTCAAAATACTTCGGCAGGTGGTTTCTCTGTTTATAGGTTAACGCGTCACTGCACACTACTACATATCTAAACGGCGTATTTCTATACACCATCGtttatagtattattaaaGAACACGCGTAATTTGTAGTTGAACCGATCTCATTATTCTCATTGTCATAATTTCATTGACATAGGTTCACAGTTTAACCATTTGTAGTACCTAATTATACAGATGTATATTGTTATATCTTGCGAgagattttatatattttgtctaGCATATAAAGCTCATTCCGTACTAagcaaatttaattgtatttaactAGTGTATTCGGTACCTTTTACACATAAATTGACGCTCTTACcatattaatctttatttgtTCTAAAAATAGAACTATTTTGTATTGCATACATCACGTTCTTGTAGATGGCATTAGTCATAAGACtttcaaaaatgtacatttcatagtaatttattataaatgtttcaaagcGTACAAAACTCTTTTTCGAACTTAAACGCGCTACTGAAGCGCTTCTGCCATGTCTATCTTGCTGACCATGTTAATTGAGTACCCCAGATTTAATATTAAGCCGTGGAACATGTATTGTATGTATTACGGTATCATAGACCGTCGTTAAATaagtttttgtaaaaaaaataaataaataataaaaccaaGTTTGACATGTTCTAATTATTGGTGACGCATCAAGTACACTTATCAGTTTATCATTTGCATTTGCTTAGATACctctttttataattctctGTTATCAATTACGCGATCCGTTCCCAATTACAACAACAttcattgtttacatttagttGATAGGTATCGCAATAATTGCAATGTCCGTAGGCGATCCTTTTGATTTAtcacgaattattattaaaaaagacgAAGAAAGATGAACCCGAAGaaggtaaaattaataacagaTGCGTGTATCATCTTTTTTCCCTTAAATATGTTGTTCGTTCATATCGTGAACCACACACAGAAACGTGTAACCAAGAACAAGGAACGAGTAGATCGCgaagaacaaagtaaatacaaatttgatcCTCTGGGTCTGGAGGTTAAACATCCTGGGACAGCGGTATTGCTTTTGCAATGTCAAGAGCAACCTATACTCTTAGCTGCGGCCGCTGCTCTCTCCAAGTATGGCAGCAAATCTCAAGGAAACCTAGAGGTCCTGTTCGACCTCGAAATTGTAGCAAGCGTTATCCCGCTAATCGAACACGAAAATCTATTTACTCGAAGGTTACTTGCCTAATTCAACTCTTAAGTAGCTGTAGCAGGTCATAAATCTACTATTTATCAGGATATTATATGTTCTATCACTCTTTAATTTGCTACTGCAATATTTAGATTTGCTGCAAAGCTGTTGGCAGAGATGGCAGCCATTCCCAACGTTCGCAACTTCCTGCTAGACAGCACCTACTATATTCcacattttgcaaatattttggTCAACGACAAAGACCTCTTCATGCAGGAATTCTCCTCTGCAATATTAGCAGAAGTGTCAAAGGACATGTTCGGCGTCGCacaattattgaaacaatGTTTGGATATGAACTTCCTGTTCAAGAGACTTCAGTCTCCAGATCCGGACgtgaaaaagaacaatttagaaattatgCACAATCTCTTGCGAGATTCTACTGGAGCCAAAGAAATGATAGAAACAAAGGTTTGTTTAGACGAACAATCGatttcgtgaaatttcattaatttggaAACTATACACCCTCCATTGGAACATGAAAAGCGATTAAACAAAATCTCATCTAGATGTAACAGAATTACAAAACGacgaaattacgaaaaaaaacattaagaaaacagcagaattttatatcactttcaggattttaatttgaatctTCTATACGATCTTTTCGACTCGCCTTATCGCGAAATCCAAGGATTAGCATTGAATATCGTGGGTGAGCTGGTCAGTAGGAACCAAGATGATCACTTGCAAAACCTTTTCAGAAGATCGAACGGTCTCCAGGCTTTGCTAAAGTTTTTAGATGTAAGACTCGATCTAGTGCATTCATGTAACACTTAATAGCACACCTCTTCCAATTCAGAAAGAAGAATGCGTAGACCTTCATTCGGAGGTGCTCAGAATTCTCTGTTTGGCCTCCGATAATCCTGCAACGATCGATTTACTCAACGACATCGGAGGCATTAAAAGGCTTCTACAGTACACACAAGACACGCCAAACTCGAAATTTTTCGTGGAAGCTCTTGATGTAGTCGTTCGCCTATCGCACACTCCCCTAGGCAGAAAAGTAACACGTTTTGTTTACCGTTGCTATAAATTAAGACATTCATTGTCGACtcaatttcattaaactttCAGCGAGGGGGACACAATCTTGAGAATtatgattatatttaatatcgttatttcattttcatgatTGGGATAACCAAAagttttttccaattttttttctttctatatcCATTTTCAGCAAATGTTCAATCTGAATaacagtatttaaattttatcctGTGCATACcatttcgtaattttcgaACTTCTCTTCCATATCAAAATAATGaagtatttttactttactttagaTAGCAAGTAGACAGTTG
This window contains:
- the LOC128879017 gene encoding acetylcholinesterase isoform X4 codes for the protein MAVYRLCSPFGRVCFSLYFLTVAVLCQEQHSSGSRYYSRDGVYVPTNGTDYRTDTYIYKDRRYGYRPSYLDPVYRGHIKPTDDRYHRQDTPARLPLPGILGGWREDLQGRERPDSKNLPRDVTVDTNYGQIQGFKVYIYDDPQARHRPWSLPVERVTKHVNVFLGIPYAMPPIREGRFKPPRPHRGWQLMQAVDWGPACPQPSAYTGATKGIRDVDEDCLYLNIFTPNIDSGLAQPYAVMFYIHGGEFTHGASNLFPAHMLAAFYNVVVVSINYRLGALGFLSTGDENSPGNYGILDQAMALQWVYDNIRAFNGNPEAITLFGPGAGAASAGLLMVSPRTSEMVSKVIAQSGSALADWAVIIDKYRAQNTSRVYAEMLGCSIESSWKLVQCLKDGRSFLELGNSELKPHIGMFPWAPVLDINFTVPSDNWFEDWRASDWRFFLETPENSIKNYKFKQNLAYMAGVTTQEASYIIYNNVTLARNQYVIDPELFDQKIWELVLRYNYTLNPQGVYEAIKYMYTYWPDPKNITHIRDQYINLLSDFHYVAPFDKIAKLLVERHVPTYLYVLNTTIEALKLPQWRRVPHDTELLWLTGAPFMDIEFFPQKWKLKRDMWTDNDRNMSHFFMKAFSNFATYGNPTPSQIVGLHFDVARQGQLRYLNINTTFNSSILFNYRQTESAFWSAYLPTVIGRLVPTYPPVTEYWWEPKQPLQIAFWSVSTACLLLIVLSVVCCMLWRNAKR
- the LOC128879017 gene encoding acetylcholinesterase isoform X1, with amino-acid sequence MAVYRLCSPFGRVCFSLYFLTVAVLCQEQHSSGSRYYSRDGVYVPTNGTDYRTDTYIYKDRRYGYRPSYLDPVYRGHIKPTDDRYHRQDTPARLPLPGILGGWREDLQGRERPDSKNLPRDVTVDTNYGQIQGFKVYIYDDPQARHRPWSLPVERVTKHVNVFLGIPYAMPPIREGRFKPPRPHRGWQLMQAVDWGPACPQPSAYTGATKGIRDVDEDCLYLNIFTPNIDSGLAQPYAVMFYIHGGEFTHGASNLFPAHMLAAFYNVVVVSINYRLGALGFLSTGDENSPGNYGILDQAMALQWVYDNIRAFNGNPEAITLFGPGAGAASAGLLMVSPRTSEMVSKVIAQSGSALADWAVIIDKYRAQNTSRVYAEMLGCSIESSWKLVQCLKDGRSFLELGNSELKPHIGMFPWAPVLDINFTVPSDNWFEDWRASDWRFFLETPENSIKNYKFKQNLAYMAGVTTQEASYIIYNNVTLARNQYVIDPELFDQKIWELVLRYNYTLNPQGVYEAIKYMYTYWPDPKNITHIRDQYINLLSDFHYVAPFDKIAKLLVERHVPTYLYVLNTTIEALKLPQWRRVPHDTELLWLTGAPFMDIEFFPQKWKLKRDMWTDNDRNMSHFFMKAFSNFATYGNPTPSQIVGLHFDVARQGQLRYLNINTTFNSSILFNYRQTESAFWSAYLPTVIGRLVPTYPPVTEYWWEPKQPLQIAFWSVSTACLLLIVLSVVCCMLWRNAKRQSDHYYSGDILMVRDDEPSEGIENLTRPSKENLYEYRDAPNVRSRTPRQNESKLQERLTQNRKFSSTPSLRSNSNISLKDMRSDGFVTSSPNGHPKINKAMSQTSLSKSKSKTQLVQGVPQTAV
- the LOC128879017 gene encoding acetylcholinesterase isoform X2 — its product is MAVYRLCSPFGRVCFSLYFLTVAVLCQEQHSSGSRYYSRDGVYVPTNGTDYRTDTYIYKDRRYGYRPSYLDPVYRGHIKPTDDRYHRQDTPARLPLPGILGGWREDLQGRERPDSKNLPRDVTVDTNYGQIQGFKVYIYDDPQARHRPWSLPVERVTKHVNVFLGIPYAMPPIREGRFKPPRPHRGWQLMQAVDWGPACPQPSAYTGATKGIRDVDEDCLYLNIFTPNIDSGLAQPYAVMFYIHGGEFTHGASNLFPAHMLAAFYNVVVVSINYRLGALGFLSTGDENSPGNYGILDQAMALQWVYDNIRAFNGNPEAITLFGPGAGAASAGLLMVSPRTSEMVSKVIAQSGSALADWAVIIDKYRAQNTSRVYAEMLGCSIESSWKLVQCLKDGRSFLELGNSELKPHIGMFPWAPVLDINFTVPSDNWFEDWRASDWRFFLETPENSIKNYKFKQNLAYMAGVTTQEASYIIYNNVTLARNQYVIDPELFDQKIWELVLRYNYTLNPQGVYEAIKYMYTYWPDPKNITHIRDQYINLLSDFHYVAPFDKIAKLLVERHVPTYLYVLNTTIEALKLPQWRRVPHDTELLWLTGAPFMDIEFFPQKWKLKRDMWTDNDRNMSHFFMKAFSNFATYGNPTPSQIVGLHFDVARQGQLRYLNINTTFNSSILFNYRQTESAFWSAYLPTVIGRLVPTYPPVTEYWWEPKQPLQIAFWSVSTACLLLIVLSVVCCMLWRNAKSSKTRAARIYADNLITTIAGTS